One Alkalicoccus halolimnae DNA segment encodes these proteins:
- a CDS encoding SCP2 sterol-binding domain-containing protein: MSISETLEKFTERMEENPEHIKDLTYTYEFHITDEKEGIYQLHIQEGKAEYYTAKVKEPRLVLEMDSEHFLKLADNNLNAAMAYMSGRLKINGEVSHALKFQSLLKKYQ, translated from the coding sequence GTGTCAATATCCGAAACGCTGGAAAAATTCACTGAGAGAATGGAAGAGAATCCGGAGCATATAAAAGATTTAACCTACACGTATGAATTTCATATCACAGATGAAAAAGAAGGTATCTATCAGCTTCATATTCAGGAGGGAAAGGCGGAATATTACACGGCTAAGGTAAAAGAGCCAAGGCTCGTGCTTGAGATGGACAGCGAACATTTTCTTAAGCTGGCAGACAACAATTTAAATGCCGCGATGGCTTATATGAGCGGCCGCTTAAAAATAAACGGAGAAGTTTCCCACGCGCTGAAGTTTCAGTCTCTACTAAAAAAGTACCAGTAA
- a CDS encoding FbpB family small basic protein has product MRKTMRTSFADLVQQNKQEIMQDKEAITSIEVRLDEKHEQQNHHNRKGAY; this is encoded by the coding sequence ATGCGAAAAACAATGCGAACGTCATTCGCTGACCTGGTGCAGCAGAATAAACAGGAAATAATGCAGGATAAAGAAGCAATCACTTCAATTGAGGTGAGACTTGATGAAAAACATGAGCAGCAGAATCATCACAACCGAAAAGGAGCTTATTAA